In Limnohabitans sp. INBF002, one genomic interval encodes:
- a CDS encoding GMC family oxidoreductase N-terminal domain-containing protein: MTEESFDFVVVGGGAAGAILADRLSEDGRHTVCLLEAGPADWHPFLHIPAGFIKVLFDPAFTWTYSSEPTEWTHGRRVPLPQGRTLGGSTSMNGLVYNRGQREDFDGWAAQGNLGWGYDEVLPYFQRNERYAGGDDRFRGRKGRLPVSDLTWIHPLCEQFIAGAQGLGMPRNPDYNGETQAGVGYFQRSIEGRWRMSTARTYLRAARGRSNLKIITRAQATSVVFDGTRATGVRYVQGHDQHNVRQVHARREVVLSCGATNTPKLLQLSGVGPVDQLQSLGIPVVHALPGVGANLSDHFSVRFVAGVKGITTINELSRAPRLWGQIAAWLAGRPNILAVSPSLVHWFWQSQPGLNRPDLQGVFAPASYREGYVGMLDRYPGMTCGVWQHRPESRGTVTLRSRDPLAPPVIQPNYLADERDRAVLLGGMRLARELLATSALSGYVTKETLPGAHVQSDDELMDFAKRYGVSSYHLNGTARMGLASDPTAVVDPELRVHGLQGLRVVDASVMPSIVSANTCAATMMIAEKAADMILGRAALPAARTMAE, from the coding sequence ATGACTGAAGAGAGTTTTGACTTCGTCGTCGTTGGGGGTGGCGCAGCAGGCGCCATCTTGGCAGACCGTCTGAGTGAGGACGGTCGCCACACGGTCTGTTTGCTGGAAGCGGGGCCGGCTGACTGGCATCCGTTTTTGCACATTCCCGCTGGGTTCATCAAAGTGTTGTTCGATCCCGCATTCACATGGACCTATTCGTCTGAGCCTACCGAGTGGACCCACGGGCGGCGTGTGCCCCTTCCGCAGGGGCGAACGTTGGGCGGTTCTACGTCGATGAACGGCTTGGTCTACAACCGTGGACAACGTGAAGATTTCGATGGCTGGGCAGCGCAGGGCAACCTTGGTTGGGGCTACGACGAGGTGCTGCCGTACTTCCAGCGCAATGAACGCTATGCGGGTGGCGACGACCGCTTTCGTGGCCGAAAAGGGCGATTGCCGGTCAGTGATTTGACGTGGATTCACCCCTTGTGCGAACAATTCATTGCTGGCGCACAAGGCTTAGGCATGCCGCGCAATCCCGATTACAACGGGGAAACACAAGCCGGCGTTGGCTATTTCCAGCGCAGCATTGAAGGGCGTTGGCGCATGAGCACGGCGCGCACTTATTTGCGCGCTGCGCGAGGCCGATCTAACCTGAAGATCATCACACGTGCGCAAGCCACTTCGGTGGTGTTTGACGGAACCCGTGCCACGGGTGTGCGCTATGTGCAGGGCCATGATCAGCACAACGTACGGCAAGTGCATGCACGTCGCGAAGTTGTGCTCTCGTGCGGCGCCACCAATACGCCCAAGCTGTTGCAGCTCTCGGGCGTGGGACCGGTGGACCAATTGCAAAGTCTCGGCATACCGGTGGTGCATGCCTTGCCAGGTGTGGGTGCGAACCTCAGCGATCATTTTTCTGTCCGCTTTGTGGCCGGTGTCAAAGGCATCACCACGATCAACGAACTCTCACGCGCCCCGCGCTTGTGGGGCCAGATTGCAGCTTGGTTGGCAGGACGGCCCAATATTTTGGCCGTGAGCCCGTCGCTGGTGCATTGGTTTTGGCAGTCTCAACCTGGCTTGAACCGCCCAGATTTGCAGGGCGTGTTTGCGCCGGCGAGTTACCGCGAGGGATATGTGGGTATGTTGGATCGCTACCCGGGCATGACGTGTGGCGTGTGGCAACACCGCCCAGAAAGCCGAGGCACCGTCACATTGCGTTCGCGCGATCCGCTGGCGCCGCCGGTGATTCAACCCAACTACCTCGCGGATGAACGAGACCGTGCGGTGTTGCTCGGCGGCATGCGTTTGGCGCGTGAATTGTTGGCGACGTCCGCGTTGTCTGGGTACGTGACAAAGGAAACCTTACCGGGCGCGCACGTGCAAAGCGACGATGAACTCATGGACTTTGCCAAACGCTATGGCGTGTCTTCCTACCATCTCAACGGCACAGCACGCATGGGATTGGCCAGCGATCCCACTGCCGTGGTGGACCCTGAGTTGCGCGTTCATGGCTTGCAGGGACTGCGCGTGGTGGATGCCTCGGTCATGCCGAGCATCGTGTCGGCCAACACATGTGCTGCCACCATGATGATCGCGGAGAAAGCCGCAGACATGATTCTGGGCAGGGCTGCATTGCCTGCTGCGCGAACGATGGCTGAATAA
- a CDS encoding ABC transporter ATP-binding protein, translating to MADTPLLKIENLEVRYGAVEALKGVSIHVNAGEVVTIIGGNGAGKSTLMKTISGLEPAAAGHVMFEGHDITRMPGYQRVALGVAQSPEGRQVFPDQTVRDNLLLGAYHRKARAAELEADLQAQFETFPRLRERQEQPAGTMSGGEQQMLAIARALMARPKLLLLDEPSLGLAPLIVKEIFAVIRALKSRGVTILLVEQMANQALAVADRAYVLETGHITIEGPGAELRRDPRIRAAYLGEH from the coding sequence ATGGCTGATACCCCCTTGTTAAAAATTGAAAATCTTGAGGTCCGCTACGGGGCGGTAGAAGCCCTTAAGGGCGTCTCCATCCATGTGAATGCCGGCGAAGTGGTCACCATCATTGGCGGCAATGGCGCAGGCAAAAGCACCTTGATGAAAACCATTTCAGGTTTGGAGCCAGCGGCTGCTGGCCATGTGATGTTTGAAGGCCACGACATCACGCGCATGCCGGGTTATCAGCGGGTGGCGCTTGGCGTGGCTCAGTCACCCGAGGGGCGACAGGTGTTCCCTGATCAAACCGTCCGCGACAACTTGTTGCTGGGGGCGTACCACCGCAAGGCCCGTGCTGCTGAGTTGGAAGCCGACTTGCAAGCGCAATTTGAAACCTTCCCTCGCTTGCGTGAGCGTCAAGAGCAACCCGCGGGCACCATGTCCGGCGGTGAGCAACAAATGCTGGCCATTGCACGGGCGCTGATGGCGCGGCCTAAGCTGCTGCTGTTGGACGAGCCCTCGCTCGGATTGGCGCCGTTGATCGTGAAAGAAATTTTTGCGGTCATCCGTGCGCTCAAGTCACGCGGCGTGACCATCTTGCTGGTCGAGCAAATGGCCAACCAAGCCCTGGCCGTTGCTGATCGTGCGTACGTGTTGGAGACGGGGCACATCACCATCGAAGGGCCAGGCGCAGAGCTGCGTCGGGATCCACGCATTCGTGCGGCTTATTTGGGTGAGCATTGA
- a CDS encoding branched-chain amino acid ABC transporter ATP-binding protein/permease — MKAYNTHWMGLILVVAAIVIGPQLTNNGFYLKIMFMIGVNYLAAAGLNVLVGHTGQKSLGHAGLFAVGAYTVAVLTARHGWNPWFAFLAAGVVAALFGALIALPALRVKGPALAMVTIGFGIVAEKVVAEWQDVFGGQAGIYGVVPPTWGSQSLDDRDWVWLVSALCIVTHLMLRSLLNGKYGRAFMAVNTAEVAAESVGVSVYRIKVIAFVISAVTCGFSGALIAQQNQFISSDFITFNMSIFFLLIVLFGGSSVYGPLLGAVVLTLLDNFLARWPHVQHFTYGALLLFALYAMPDGLSAWLRSIAVRIFPRLARHPALPSALSPWRLHANEALEANRPLLEAKGLYKAYGGVVPTNDVDLTLRTGHVHSLIGPNGAGKTTLLNILSGVVEPDRGTIRFNGTDVVGMSINGVARLGLARTFQNLRLFVDMTVLDNVKVGLHRHMEAGFWSCLFGSRLSARSEIQATEEALQILGFLGLADKAYERAGSLPYGVQRRVEIARALATHPRLLLLDEPAAGLNPHETRDLVDVIARIRDLGITVLLIEHHMDLVMRISDHVIVLDYGQKIAEGKPAEIQSNPRVIAAYLGTEDETDDANDVVTGVTHG; from the coding sequence ATGAAGGCTTACAACACACACTGGATGGGTTTGATATTGGTGGTGGCTGCCATCGTCATTGGCCCACAACTCACAAATAACGGCTTCTACCTGAAGATCATGTTCATGATCGGCGTGAACTATTTGGCTGCTGCTGGCCTGAATGTGTTGGTGGGACACACAGGGCAGAAGTCATTGGGCCATGCCGGTTTGTTTGCCGTTGGCGCATACACAGTGGCGGTGCTGACAGCACGCCATGGTTGGAATCCTTGGTTTGCATTCTTGGCTGCAGGGGTGGTCGCTGCATTGTTTGGTGCGCTCATCGCTTTGCCAGCCTTGCGTGTCAAGGGCCCCGCCTTGGCGATGGTGACGATTGGTTTTGGCATCGTGGCTGAAAAGGTCGTCGCCGAGTGGCAAGACGTGTTCGGCGGTCAGGCCGGTATCTATGGTGTGGTGCCGCCGACCTGGGGCAGCCAGTCTCTGGATGACCGCGACTGGGTGTGGCTGGTGTCCGCGTTGTGCATCGTCACGCACTTGATGTTGCGCAGTTTGTTGAACGGCAAATATGGACGCGCCTTCATGGCCGTCAACACAGCCGAAGTGGCGGCTGAAAGCGTGGGGGTGAGCGTTTACCGAATCAAGGTCATCGCCTTTGTCATCAGCGCTGTCACCTGCGGTTTTTCGGGTGCTTTGATTGCGCAGCAGAACCAATTTATTTCTTCGGACTTCATCACCTTCAACATGTCGATCTTCTTCTTGTTGATCGTCTTGTTTGGCGGCAGTTCGGTGTATGGGCCTTTGTTGGGCGCGGTGGTGTTGACCTTGCTCGACAACTTCTTGGCGCGTTGGCCCCATGTGCAACATTTCACCTATGGTGCGTTGTTGTTGTTTGCGTTGTACGCCATGCCCGATGGCCTGTCCGCTTGGCTGCGTTCGATTGCCGTTCGAATTTTTCCGAGGTTGGCGCGTCACCCGGCCTTGCCTTCGGCGCTGAGTCCTTGGCGTTTGCATGCGAACGAAGCCTTAGAAGCCAACCGCCCCTTGTTAGAAGCCAAGGGCCTTTACAAAGCCTACGGCGGTGTCGTTCCCACCAACGACGTGGACCTGACGCTGCGCACAGGCCATGTGCATTCTTTGATCGGCCCGAATGGCGCTGGCAAGACCACCTTGCTCAACATCCTGTCGGGTGTGGTCGAACCTGATCGCGGCACCATTCGTTTCAATGGCACAGATGTGGTGGGCATGTCCATCAACGGTGTGGCGCGCTTAGGCTTGGCGCGCACGTTTCAAAACCTGCGTTTGTTTGTCGACATGACCGTGTTGGACAACGTCAAGGTTGGCTTGCATCGCCACATGGAGGCGGGGTTTTGGTCTTGCTTGTTTGGCTCGCGGCTTTCTGCGCGTAGCGAAATTCAGGCAACAGAAGAAGCGCTGCAAATTTTGGGGTTCCTTGGCTTGGCCGACAAAGCGTATGAGCGTGCAGGCAGCTTGCCCTATGGCGTGCAGCGTCGCGTGGAAATTGCACGCGCCTTGGCGACCCACCCACGGTTGCTGTTGCTGGACGAGCCAGCGGCCGGATTGAACCCACATGAAACCCGTGACTTGGTGGACGTGATTGCCCGCATCCGCGACCTAGGCATCACGGTCTTGTTGATTGAGCACCACATGGACTTGGTCATGCGCATTTCAGACCATGTCATCGTGCTGGACTATGGCCAAAAGATTGCAGAGGGCAAGCCCGCTGAGATTCAAAGTAACCCCCGTGTGATCGCCGCCTACCTTGGGACCGAGGATGAGACGGATGATGCAAACGATGTGGTGACAGGAGTGACCCATGGCTGA
- a CDS encoding branched-chain amino acid ABC transporter permease, with amino-acid sequence MVAILQALLSGLALGGIYALVAVGFNITHNTTKTFNFGQGEFLSVGTVVAVSAMLLLSGKDIHGALTPEDVTVWRMIAALVICMAVLGALGVLLYYTAVRPFVGGGGLAWVMSTLGFGIIIQNAALAVWGPAAMVVPSILGSDVIRIGGAGVLPQEILVLVFSICIMLGLDLVMRKTKIGKAVRAVAHSKNAATLMGINVGAVVVLAFVISSGLAGVAGLLIAPITTASVFMGLLIALKAFSAAIVGGLSNARGCMLGGFMLGIMEAMVGLWQAEMREISIFLLIIIVLVVKPEGLLGTRVVEKV; translated from the coding sequence ATGGTTGCTATCTTGCAAGCCTTGCTGAGCGGACTCGCGTTGGGCGGTATTTACGCGCTCGTCGCCGTCGGTTTCAACATCACCCACAACACCACCAAAACCTTCAACTTTGGCCAAGGCGAGTTCTTGTCAGTTGGTACGGTGGTTGCGGTGTCTGCCATGCTGTTGTTGTCTGGCAAAGACATCCATGGCGCGTTGACGCCTGAAGATGTGACGGTGTGGCGAATGATCGCTGCGCTCGTGATTTGTATGGCCGTTCTCGGTGCGCTGGGTGTGCTGCTGTACTACACCGCCGTGCGACCTTTTGTCGGTGGTGGCGGTTTGGCTTGGGTCATGAGTACCCTGGGCTTTGGCATCATCATTCAAAACGCGGCCTTGGCCGTTTGGGGGCCTGCCGCCATGGTGGTGCCTTCTATTTTGGGGAGCGATGTCATTCGCATCGGTGGCGCGGGTGTGCTGCCACAAGAAATTTTGGTGCTGGTTTTTAGCATTTGCATCATGTTGGGGTTGGACTTGGTGATGCGCAAAACCAAGATCGGCAAAGCGGTTCGCGCCGTCGCGCACAGCAAGAACGCCGCGACCTTGATGGGCATCAACGTGGGCGCCGTCGTCGTGCTCGCCTTCGTGATCAGTTCGGGCTTGGCAGGTGTGGCCGGCTTGCTGATTGCACCGATCACCACTGCTTCGGTTTTCATGGGCTTGCTGATTGCGTTGAAGGCGTTTTCAGCGGCCATCGTGGGCGGACTCTCGAACGCCCGTGGCTGCATGTTGGGTGGTTTTATGTTGGGCATCATGGAAGCCATGGTGGGTCTGTGGCAAGCAGAGATGCGAGAGATCAGCATCTTCTTGCTCATCATCATTGTGCTGGTCGTCAAGCCTGAAGGCTTGTTGGGCACACGTGTTGTGGAGAAGGTGTGA
- a CDS encoding ABC transporter substrate-binding protein, with amino-acid sequence MRMIHKIAKAAAIALTAACAISAHAQDVIKIGYTADQSASGVAELGIAGRWGFEAAIEDLNKAGGILGRKVVGVVRDDLGTPPKAIQNVTELIDNEKVQAIVGPANSGNALAWLHLPQQKKIPVVVPIATSTEITTRYAKEAQNYLFRVSMVDREQVALLAAYAAKASKGHKIAILADSTGYGQGGIKDATEVLALHGVKPVAVEKYGPKDTDITSQLTKIRDAGADTVIIYGIADGAANVLRSMEKINYLPTTLGTWGNLSSLLPRLAGPKMADHLILAASTTEDSNAKTKSLGERVRKNFPTLTTFPCSAQAYDSVMLLAAAMKAAGTTDGEKVAAALENVNNVEGVIKTYNKPFSKTDHEGLGVADFYLAKWKNGTTVVRYEDAVTKSLTAADLKK; translated from the coding sequence ATGAGAATGATTCATAAGATAGCCAAGGCCGCGGCCATTGCCCTGACGGCGGCATGTGCCATCAGTGCACATGCGCAAGATGTGATCAAGATTGGCTACACAGCAGACCAATCTGCCAGCGGCGTTGCCGAGCTGGGCATTGCCGGACGCTGGGGTTTTGAAGCAGCGATTGAAGATTTGAACAAGGCTGGCGGCATTCTTGGCCGTAAGGTGGTGGGTGTGGTGCGTGATGACCTCGGCACGCCCCCCAAGGCCATTCAAAACGTCACCGAACTGATTGACAACGAGAAAGTGCAAGCCATCGTCGGCCCCGCCAACTCGGGCAACGCTTTGGCTTGGTTGCATCTGCCGCAACAAAAGAAGATTCCTGTGGTGGTGCCAATTGCGACCTCGACAGAGATCACGACGCGCTACGCCAAAGAAGCACAGAACTACCTCTTCCGCGTCTCCATGGTGGATCGCGAGCAAGTGGCTTTGTTGGCTGCCTATGCCGCGAAAGCCTCAAAGGGTCACAAGATCGCGATCTTGGCTGACTCCACTGGTTATGGCCAAGGCGGTATCAAAGACGCCACCGAAGTGTTGGCATTGCATGGCGTCAAGCCTGTGGCTGTTGAAAAATACGGCCCCAAGGACACGGACATCACCTCGCAGTTGACCAAAATCCGTGATGCTGGCGCAGACACTGTGATCATTTATGGCATTGCAGACGGCGCGGCCAACGTGTTGCGCAGCATGGAAAAAATCAACTATCTGCCCACGACGCTCGGCACTTGGGGCAACCTGAGCTCGTTGTTGCCTCGCTTGGCCGGTCCAAAGATGGCCGACCACCTCATCTTGGCTGCTTCGACGACCGAAGATTCCAATGCCAAGACCAAGTCTTTGGGTGAGCGCGTGCGCAAGAACTTCCCCACGTTGACCACGTTCCCTTGTTCGGCTCAGGCCTATGACTCGGTGATGTTGTTGGCTGCGGCCATGAAGGCAGCAGGTACCACCGACGGCGAGAAAGTGGCTGCCGCGCTGGAAAACGTGAACAACGTTGAAGGCGTGATCAAGACCTACAACAAGCCGTTCTCCAAGACCGACCATGAAGGCTTGGGCGTTGCTGACTTCTACTTGGCCAAGTGGAAGAACGGCACGACGGTGGTGCGCTACGAAGATGCTGTGACAAAGTCGCTCACTGCAGCGGATTTGAAGAAGTAA
- a CDS encoding response regulator yields MANILVVDDELGIRDLLFEILNDEGHAVEVAENAAQARMARQASRPDLVLLDIWMPDTDGVTLLKEWAGAGLLNMPVIMMSGHATIDTAVEATRIGAQAFLEKPITMQKLLKAVEQGLARKPLASAPAKVGLNSNKDASGVFVTPQPVVLPPTHQSFDLEQPLREARDTFERAYFEYHLTQESGSMTRVADKTGLERTHLYRKLKQLGVDLSKAKRVA; encoded by the coding sequence ATGGCAAACATTCTGGTGGTGGATGACGAGTTAGGCATTCGGGACCTCTTGTTTGAGATCCTCAATGACGAAGGTCATGCGGTTGAAGTTGCAGAAAACGCCGCACAAGCGCGCATGGCTCGACAAGCCTCGCGCCCAGATTTGGTCTTGCTTGACATTTGGATGCCTGACACCGACGGTGTGACGCTGCTCAAAGAATGGGCGGGCGCGGGTTTGTTGAACATGCCAGTCATCATGATGAGTGGCCACGCCACCATCGATACCGCCGTCGAAGCAACCCGCATTGGTGCGCAAGCGTTCCTTGAAAAACCCATCACCATGCAAAAGCTGCTCAAAGCTGTTGAGCAGGGATTGGCGCGCAAACCGTTGGCTTCGGCGCCTGCGAAAGTTGGGTTGAACTCAAACAAAGACGCGTCAGGCGTATTCGTGACGCCGCAACCGGTGGTGCTGCCGCCAACGCATCAGAGCTTTGATTTAGAGCAGCCTTTGCGTGAAGCACGCGATACGTTTGAGCGTGCTTACTTTGAATACCACCTCACGCAAGAGAGCGGCTCGATGACCCGTGTGGCAGACAAAACAGGTTTAGAGCGCACGCATTTGTATCGCAAGCTCAAGCAGCTTGGTGTGGATTTGTCCAAAGCCAAGCGCGTGGCTTGA
- a CDS encoding ATP-binding protein, translating to MIELAEKRVRLSRFQLRWLLVISATVVLGLGLVLLFLLTQATDNRELYERNYRQLFGLNVVVATLLMGVIAWLSVRLLLRLRQGKFGSRLLLKIAATFALVGFVPGLLIYSVSYQFVSRSIESWFDVKVEGALDAGLSLGRTTLDTLANDLGQKTRSASVQINDLPDASVGVALDRMKDQLGADDVILWNTSGQALASAGDSRYKINPERPSPAQLRLVKTQSVVTAVDGLDEADSLGTAKARIRALVLVAPSGLGLLIEPRVLQVTKVLPPTLVSNALAVEVAYREYQERALGREGLRSMYIGTLTLSLFLAVFGAVLLAVLLGNQLARPLLMLAEGVRDVAAGDLSPKPALQGRDELGGLTRSFAQMTQQLADARSAVDRSMLQVHTSRANLQTILDNLTAGVIVMTDKGLIKSSNPGATRILRVPLAAWEGRSLSDIEGLAEFAQHVQSEFDGFLGERSQHGLDHWQQSFELHATAISPAVQLTDDMHQHITLLARGAVLPNNGRLLVFDDISEIVSAQRAQAWGEVARRLAHEIKNPLTPIQLSAERLEMKLTGKLQEPEQLILNKSVKTIVDQVDAMKRLVNEFRDYARLPVAELKPLDLNALVQDVMQLYGTENASVPVHAQLDPTCPIIQGDAQQLRQVVHNLLQNAQDATEGQAHPMVSIATQWVPSSGRVRLVVRDNGPGFPPKILNRAFEPYVTTKSRGTGLGLAVVKKIADEHSARIDLKNRGLQGRVIGAQVSLSFQVAESQQTQLI from the coding sequence ATGATTGAGTTGGCTGAAAAGCGGGTGCGCCTTTCACGCTTTCAGTTGAGATGGTTGCTGGTCATCAGCGCCACGGTGGTGTTGGGTCTGGGCTTGGTGTTGTTGTTCTTGTTGACGCAAGCCACGGACAACCGAGAGCTGTACGAACGCAACTACCGCCAACTCTTTGGCTTGAATGTGGTGGTCGCCACCTTGTTGATGGGCGTGATTGCCTGGCTGTCCGTTCGCTTGTTGTTGCGCCTGCGTCAAGGCAAATTTGGCAGCCGCTTGTTGCTCAAAATCGCGGCGACCTTTGCGCTGGTGGGCTTTGTCCCTGGCTTGCTGATTTACAGCGTGTCATACCAATTCGTTTCGCGCTCCATTGAGAGTTGGTTTGATGTGAAGGTCGAGGGGGCGCTAGACGCAGGCCTGAGCTTGGGCCGCACCACACTCGACACTTTGGCGAATGACTTGGGCCAAAAAACACGTTCGGCAAGCGTGCAAATCAACGACTTGCCAGACGCCTCTGTGGGCGTGGCGTTGGATCGCATGAAAGACCAGCTGGGCGCCGATGACGTGATTCTGTGGAACACCTCTGGCCAAGCCTTGGCCAGTGCCGGCGATTCACGTTACAAAATCAACCCTGAGCGGCCCAGCCCTGCACAACTTCGCTTGGTTAAAACACAAAGTGTGGTCACGGCCGTTGACGGTTTGGACGAGGCGGATTCTCTGGGTACGGCCAAAGCGCGTATTCGTGCGTTGGTGTTGGTGGCCCCATCCGGTTTAGGCTTGCTGATTGAACCGCGTGTTTTACAAGTGACCAAAGTCTTGCCGCCAACTTTGGTCAGCAACGCCTTGGCCGTGGAAGTGGCGTATCGCGAATACCAAGAGCGTGCGCTTGGGCGTGAAGGCTTGCGCAGCATGTACATCGGCACTTTGACCTTGAGCTTGTTCTTGGCGGTGTTTGGTGCGGTGTTGTTGGCCGTGCTGCTGGGGAACCAACTTGCGCGGCCTTTGTTGATGTTGGCCGAAGGTGTGCGCGATGTGGCGGCGGGGGATTTGAGCCCAAAGCCTGCACTTCAAGGTCGCGATGAATTGGGCGGCTTGACACGTTCATTCGCCCAGATGACGCAGCAATTAGCCGATGCTCGCTCGGCAGTGGACCGAAGCATGTTGCAGGTGCACACCTCGCGCGCCAACTTGCAAACCATTCTTGACAACCTCACGGCGGGCGTCATTGTGATGACGGACAAGGGACTCATCAAATCTTCCAACCCTGGCGCCACGCGTATCCTGCGCGTGCCGTTGGCCGCTTGGGAAGGTCGCTCGCTCAGCGACATTGAAGGACTTGCCGAGTTTGCGCAGCATGTGCAATCGGAGTTTGATGGCTTCTTGGGCGAACGCAGCCAGCATGGTCTAGACCATTGGCAGCAGTCTTTTGAGCTGCATGCCACAGCCATCAGCCCTGCCGTGCAATTAACGGACGATATGCACCAGCACATCACTCTGCTCGCGCGTGGTGCCGTGCTGCCCAACAACGGACGCTTGCTGGTGTTTGACGATATTTCTGAAATTGTGTCGGCCCAGCGCGCGCAAGCGTGGGGCGAGGTGGCGCGTCGATTGGCGCATGAAATTAAAAATCCACTCACCCCCATTCAGTTGTCGGCAGAACGCTTGGAAATGAAACTCACGGGCAAGTTGCAAGAGCCCGAACAACTCATTTTGAACAAGTCGGTGAAGACCATCGTGGACCAAGTGGACGCCATGAAGCGTTTGGTGAACGAGTTCCGTGACTACGCCCGTTTGCCAGTGGCTGAACTCAAACCACTCGACCTCAACGCCCTGGTGCAAGACGTGATGCAGCTCTACGGGACAGAAAATGCTTCTGTTCCCGTACACGCCCAGCTAGACCCCACTTGTCCCATCATTCAAGGGGATGCTCAGCAGTTACGCCAAGTGGTGCACAACCTGTTGCAGAACGCACAAGATGCGACAGAGGGCCAAGCCCACCCCATGGTGTCCATTGCCACGCAATGGGTGCCTAGTTCGGGGCGCGTGCGTTTGGTGGTGCGAGACAACGGGCCTGGCTTTCCACCCAAAATCTTGAACCGTGCGTTTGAGCCCTATGTCACCACCAAGTCTCGTGGCACGGGTCTCGGCTTGGCGGTGGTGAAGAAAATTGCGGATGAGCATTCGGCGCGAATTGACCTCAAAAATCGTGGATTACAGGGGCGGGTGATTGGTGCGCAAGTGTCGTTATCATTCCAAGTTGCAGAATCGCAACAAACCCAACTCATTTAA
- a CDS encoding DUF4390 domain-containing protein — translation MTAFITHCWKNFLRLDLPFSGGVKRVRSLCAAVLAVCCLAFAGVAQADTPVDLQGLQLERQEAGLYMSGQWRFDLPPALEDALLKGITLYFVTEVEINQERWYFYNQRVARAERHVRLFYQPLTRRWRVNISPQAFNQSGLGVSLGQSYDTAEEAMSAVRRIIQWRIANATDVASDAKQTISINFKLDLKQLPRPLQIGAAGQSDWNIGFSKTQRLELAP, via the coding sequence ATGACGGCTTTTATTACGCACTGCTGGAAAAACTTCCTACGCCTTGATCTGCCTTTCTCAGGTGGCGTCAAGCGCGTGCGGTCGCTGTGCGCCGCTGTGTTGGCCGTGTGTTGCTTGGCCTTCGCTGGTGTGGCACAAGCGGATACACCTGTCGATTTGCAGGGGCTTCAGCTAGAGCGCCAAGAAGCGGGGCTTTATATGTCTGGTCAATGGCGTTTTGATTTGCCGCCAGCCCTAGAAGATGCCTTGCTCAAAGGCATCACGCTTTACTTTGTGACGGAAGTCGAGATCAACCAAGAGCGCTGGTACTTTTACAACCAACGTGTGGCACGTGCGGAGCGTCATGTGCGCTTGTTCTACCAGCCACTCACACGCCGTTGGCGCGTCAATATTTCCCCGCAAGCGTTCAACCAGAGTGGCTTAGGCGTGAGCCTGGGCCAAAGTTATGACACCGCAGAAGAGGCCATGAGCGCCGTGCGTCGCATCATTCAGTGGCGCATTGCGAATGCAACCGATGTCGCCTCGGATGCCAAGCAAACCATCAGCATCAATTTCAAACTCGACCTCAAGCAACTGCCCCGACCTCTGCAAATTGGCGCAGCAGGCCAGAGTGACTGGAACATTGGCTTTAGCAAAACACAACGCCTGGAGTTGGCGCCATGA